From the genome of Pseudoalteromonas nigrifaciens, one region includes:
- a CDS encoding restriction endonuclease subunit S: MSAVIPKLRFQCFQSDWSENKLSHFCYINPPKPIEPVDGKVSFIPMNAVTEEAKLSYSETVLYESYCKGFTGFQDGDAIFAKITPCFENGKGALLQGLVNGVGFGSTEFHVLRAKEGNSPSFIHYLLSTPKFRFVGEQNMQGSAGQKRVTTDYLRTYKAHFPKSSLEQQKIANFLTSVDTKISQLTEKHRLLKDYKKGVMQQIFSQQIRFKDDDGNAFPEWEEKLLGDIATFTKGKSISKADISIDGITPCIRYGELYTTYGEVIESVVSATSLPIKSLLFSKANDVIVPSSGETQWDIATAACVKLSGVAYSGDLTVIRTPLNGVFLSYYFNSAKKREIASLSQGSSVIHLYSTHLKSLKVEIPCEAEQQKIAQSLQSLDKKINAVNDQIEQTKLFKKGLLQQMFV, encoded by the coding sequence ATGAGCGCAGTAATACCTAAACTTAGGTTTCAATGTTTTCAAAGTGACTGGAGTGAAAATAAACTATCTCACTTCTGCTATATAAATCCACCAAAACCTATTGAACCAGTTGATGGTAAGGTTTCATTTATACCTATGAATGCAGTAACAGAAGAGGCTAAGCTTTCTTACTCTGAAACTGTTCTGTACGAGAGCTATTGCAAAGGTTTTACAGGTTTTCAAGATGGGGATGCGATTTTTGCTAAAATTACACCTTGCTTTGAAAATGGTAAAGGGGCTTTATTGCAAGGTCTCGTTAATGGTGTCGGTTTCGGTAGCACTGAATTCCATGTTCTAAGAGCAAAAGAAGGTAACTCACCATCATTTATACATTATTTATTGAGTACACCTAAGTTTCGTTTTGTTGGTGAACAGAATATGCAAGGTTCAGCAGGACAGAAACGTGTTACTACAGATTATTTACGAACATACAAAGCTCACTTTCCTAAGTCGAGCTTAGAACAACAAAAAATAGCTAACTTCCTCACTTCAGTTGATACTAAAATCAGCCAGCTAACTGAAAAGCACCGCTTATTAAAAGACTATAAAAAAGGCGTAATGCAACAAATTTTTAGCCAACAAATTCGTTTTAAAGACGATGATGGAAACGCTTTTCCTGAGTGGGAAGAAAAGTTGTTAGGTGATATAGCTACTTTTACAAAAGGTAAGAGTATATCGAAAGCTGATATATCAATTGATGGTATAACTCCCTGTATTCGTTATGGTGAACTGTATACTACTTACGGTGAGGTTATAGAATCAGTTGTTTCTGCAACAAGTTTACCGATAAAGAGTTTACTTTTTAGTAAAGCAAATGACGTTATAGTCCCATCATCAGGTGAAACTCAATGGGACATTGCAACCGCAGCATGTGTAAAGTTAAGTGGTGTAGCTTATAGCGGTGATCTAACTGTTATACGGACTCCGTTAAATGGAGTTTTTTTATCTTATTATTTTAACTCGGCCAAGAAGCGAGAAATAGCTTCATTATCTCAAGGTAGTTCAGTAATTCATTTATATTCAACACATTTAAAAAGCTTAAAAGTTGAAATACCTTGCGAAGCTGAGCAGCAAAAAATAGCGCAATCCTTACAATCGCTCGATAAAAAAATAAACGCTGTTAACGATCAAATTGAACAAACTAAGCTATTTAAAAAAGGCTTACTACAGCAAATGTTTGTGTGA
- a CDS encoding RNA-binding domain-containing protein gives MTNKINDNPIANIIDIQTLQESVEVECKQASGRDGHGAVPNDMWETYSAFANTRGGLILLGIKEKKGTFTVEGITNPAPLIKNIWDTVNNPNKVSVNLLSESDVRIETLEGQSVIAITVPRAPRQSRPVFMNANPLNGTYQRRYEADQKCLPPAVNKMLAEQEEVRDNRILEHFTLDDIDPESLRIYRQMFIDAKPQHPFLELSDQEFLRSIRGWQKDRATGKAGLTLAGLVMFGKWDAIQDALPSFALDYQEKDDSTHRWIDRIYTDGSWSGNAFDFYRKVYRKLTVDLKVGFNLTDGGQRQDTTPAHEAIREALVNTLAHADFSTESNILIEKHPDFIGFRNAGLMRVPVHEAKAGGNSQCRNPAIHQMFLNIGLSEKAGSGIPKIYSNCKAQNWQPPHLYEKDELNQTLLELRMVNMVSPELHQRLIETYGEGYNKLSELKRTILMTAITESWFNHERICSLTSEHTREVTLALSQLVNAGYLESAGQHRGKIYHLKGIEVPTPDNEAGRNISFVLSPSQAALPLIGSKKINEVPDLTEPMPELNPPVPELVPELNPPVPEFDLSASNFWLELKEIASPIAQNSGRKQKPDVQKAIIDLCTKSAPNCLRLSDIAQLLNMNTDTLRKNYLREMVKEQVLFLAYPTIPNHPEQGYKLHKD, from the coding sequence ATGACTAATAAAATTAACGACAACCCAATAGCGAATATTATTGATATTCAAACTTTGCAAGAAAGCGTAGAGGTTGAGTGTAAGCAGGCGAGTGGCCGCGATGGCCATGGTGCAGTGCCTAACGATATGTGGGAAACCTATAGCGCGTTTGCCAATACCCGTGGTGGCTTAATTTTATTGGGCATTAAAGAAAAAAAAGGCACGTTTACGGTTGAGGGTATAACAAACCCCGCGCCGCTAATTAAGAATATTTGGGATACGGTTAACAACCCAAATAAAGTGAGTGTTAATTTACTCAGCGAAAGCGACGTACGGATTGAAACACTTGAAGGCCAGTCGGTTATTGCGATTACTGTGCCGCGCGCTCCGCGGCAAAGCCGCCCTGTATTTATGAATGCAAACCCACTTAATGGGACCTATCAGCGCCGTTACGAGGCCGATCAAAAGTGTTTGCCACCGGCAGTAAATAAAATGCTGGCAGAGCAAGAGGAAGTGCGTGATAACCGCATTTTAGAGCACTTTACCTTAGACGATATAGACCCCGAAAGCTTGCGTATTTACAGGCAAATGTTTATTGACGCCAAACCACAACATCCTTTTTTAGAATTAAGCGACCAAGAGTTTTTGCGTTCAATACGTGGCTGGCAAAAAGACCGCGCAACAGGCAAGGCAGGCTTAACCCTTGCAGGCCTGGTAATGTTTGGTAAGTGGGATGCGATTCAAGACGCACTACCAAGTTTTGCACTCGATTATCAAGAAAAAGACGACAGTACACACCGCTGGATAGACCGAATTTATACCGATGGTTCTTGGTCGGGAAATGCTTTTGACTTTTATCGTAAGGTTTACCGTAAGCTCACGGTAGATTTAAAAGTAGGCTTTAACCTAACCGATGGCGGGCAACGGCAAGATACAACCCCAGCGCATGAGGCTATTCGTGAAGCACTTGTTAATACACTCGCACATGCAGACTTTAGTACCGAAAGTAATATTTTAATTGAAAAACACCCTGACTTTATCGGCTTTAGAAATGCAGGGCTTATGCGAGTGCCTGTACATGAAGCTAAAGCAGGCGGTAATAGCCAGTGCCGTAATCCCGCTATTCATCAAATGTTTTTAAATATTGGTTTGAGTGAAAAAGCAGGCTCGGGTATTCCTAAAATATACAGTAATTGTAAAGCGCAAAACTGGCAGCCCCCACATTTGTACGAAAAAGACGAGTTAAACCAAACCTTATTAGAGTTGCGTATGGTAAACATGGTATCGCCAGAGTTACACCAACGCCTAATTGAAACGTATGGTGAAGGTTATAACAAACTAAGCGAGCTAAAACGCACCATTTTAATGACCGCTATTACTGAGTCATGGTTTAACCACGAGCGTATTTGTTCGCTCACTTCAGAGCATACGAGAGAAGTGACACTTGCGTTAAGTCAGTTAGTTAATGCAGGGTACTTGGAGTCGGCAGGCCAGCACCGAGGCAAGATATATCATTTAAAAGGGATAGAAGTGCCAACGCCAGACAATGAGGCTGGTAGGAACATTAGCTTTGTATTATCACCTAGTCAGGCAGCGTTGCCCTTGATTGGTAGTAAAAAAATTAATGAAGTGCCGGACTTAACAGAGCCAATGCCGGAGCTTAACCCGCCAGTGCCGGAGTTAGTGCCGGAGCTCAATCCGCCAGTGCCGGAGTTCGATTTAAGTGCTTCTAACTTTTGGCTTGAACTCAAAGAAATAGCATCGCCTATTGCCCAAAATTCAGGACGTAAACAAAAGCCTGATGTACAAAAAGCGATAATTGATTTATGTACTAAGTCGGCTCCTAATTGCTTAAGGCTTAGCGATATAGCGCAATTGCTTAACATGAATACAGATACATTGAGAAAGAATTACTTACGTGAGATGGTTAAAGAGCAGGTATTATTTTTGGCCTATCCAACAATACCGAACCACCCAGAACAGGGTTATAAGTTACACAAAGATTAG
- a CDS encoding type I restriction-modification system subunit M — protein MVQQHQQELKKQLWNIANSLRGNMSADDFRDYILGLIFYKYLSDKLNTYADQLLSEDGIVFAKIDETTAEGQEYLEAVKEETLDKLGYFLKPAELFHVLAERGANDKFILDDVTNVLNHIEQSTMGVDSADDFNGLFDDLDLTSNKLGKTPDARNKLIAKVLEHLDNIDFHLESSEIDILGDAYEYLIGMFASGAGKKAGEFYTPQMVSKLLAKLVTLNNPHIKSVYDPTCGSGSLLLRVAKEANNPDLKFYGQEQNPSTYNLARMNMIMHDVHYTRFDIQNDDTLEVPAHFEQRFSAVVANPPFSADWSANPLHMNNERFADYGKLAPKGKADFAFVQHMIHQLADNGTMAVVLPHGVLFRGAAEGHIRKHLIKEKNYLDMVIGLPANIFFGTSIPTCVLVLKKHRKADDNVLFIDASNHFEKGTNNNVMSEEDLQRILDAVSKRDFIDKYAFAATQTDLAENDYNLNIPRYVDTFEDEALVDLREVAQQLVANDKAMLETDKIIADFCDELGVEIPFGIVK, from the coding sequence ATGGTTCAACAACACCAACAAGAATTAAAAAAGCAGCTTTGGAATATCGCTAACAGCTTACGTGGCAATATGTCGGCTGATGACTTTCGCGATTACATACTTGGGCTTATTTTTTATAAGTATCTTTCTGACAAGCTCAACACTTATGCCGATCAGCTACTGAGTGAAGACGGTATTGTATTTGCTAAAATTGACGAAACAACAGCAGAGGGCCAAGAGTACCTTGAAGCTGTAAAAGAAGAGACACTTGATAAGCTTGGCTACTTTTTAAAACCTGCAGAGCTTTTTCATGTACTTGCTGAACGCGGTGCTAACGATAAGTTTATACTTGATGATGTAACCAACGTGCTTAACCATATTGAGCAAAGTACTATGGGCGTAGACAGCGCTGATGACTTTAACGGTTTGTTTGATGACCTAGACCTAACCTCTAACAAACTAGGTAAAACACCGGATGCGCGTAATAAGTTAATAGCCAAAGTATTAGAGCACCTTGATAACATCGACTTTCACCTAGAAAGTAGCGAAATAGACATACTTGGCGATGCTTACGAATACCTTATTGGTATGTTTGCTAGTGGCGCGGGTAAAAAAGCAGGTGAGTTTTATACTCCGCAAATGGTATCTAAGTTATTAGCAAAATTAGTAACTTTAAATAACCCGCACATTAAATCGGTTTACGATCCTACCTGTGGCTCTGGCTCATTGTTGTTACGTGTTGCAAAAGAAGCTAATAACCCCGATTTAAAGTTTTACGGACAAGAGCAAAACCCAAGTACTTACAACCTAGCCCGTATGAACATGATTATGCACGACGTGCATTACACAAGGTTCGACATTCAAAACGACGACACGTTAGAAGTTCCCGCACACTTTGAGCAACGCTTTAGTGCTGTGGTAGCTAATCCGCCATTTTCGGCGGACTGGTCTGCCAACCCGCTACACATGAATAACGAGCGCTTTGCCGACTACGGCAAGCTGGCACCAAAAGGCAAAGCCGACTTTGCTTTTGTACAACACATGATCCACCAGCTTGCCGACAACGGCACAATGGCGGTGGTATTACCGCATGGCGTGTTGTTTCGTGGTGCTGCCGAAGGGCATATACGTAAACACCTTATTAAAGAAAAAAACTACCTTGATATGGTAATAGGCTTACCTGCTAATATCTTTTTTGGCACGTCTATTCCTACTTGTGTGTTGGTGCTAAAAAAACACCGTAAAGCTGACGATAATGTATTGTTTATAGATGCCAGTAATCACTTTGAAAAAGGCACTAACAACAACGTAATGAGCGAGGAAGACTTACAACGCATTTTAGATGCCGTAAGCAAACGCGATTTTATTGATAAATATGCGTTCGCAGCTACACAAACCGATTTAGCAGAGAACGATTACAACCTTAATATTCCGCGTTACGTAGATACCTTTGAAGATGAAGCGCTTGTTGATTTGAGAGAGGTTGCGCAGCAGCTGGTGGCAAATGATAAAGCGATGCTTGAAACGGATAAAATAATTGCTGATTTTTGTGATGAGCTAGGGGTTGAAATTCCATTTGGGATAGTAAAATGA